The proteins below come from a single Burkholderia sp. PAMC 26561 genomic window:
- a CDS encoding peptidylprolyl isomerase — protein MAITVNGTELTDQDIERELSGEAETPDAHQAALTAAVLRRVLLDEAAHLDLASAASDEQLIEALLEHQIAGAVAPTHEECKRHYLADQERWRVNERARVSHILFQVTDRVDLAALRKRAQQTLDALLGAGADIELRFVDAARTLSNCPSGRDGGALGEIGRGDTVAEFERAVFAAPAGTLCPALVETEFGFHIVRVHEKSPGRILPFEQVELRIREAMSLALRDLAEQRYVTEAVARADIKGWKDGKAI, from the coding sequence ATGGCGATCACAGTCAACGGCACGGAACTGACAGACCAGGATATCGAACGCGAGTTGTCCGGCGAAGCAGAGACGCCCGACGCACATCAGGCAGCACTGACGGCGGCCGTACTGCGCCGTGTGCTCCTCGATGAAGCCGCACATCTGGACCTCGCGTCCGCTGCGAGCGACGAGCAGTTGATCGAAGCGCTGCTCGAGCACCAGATCGCCGGAGCCGTCGCGCCCACGCACGAAGAGTGCAAGCGCCATTACCTGGCGGATCAGGAACGCTGGCGCGTGAACGAGCGCGCGAGGGTCAGCCACATCCTGTTCCAGGTGACCGACCGCGTGGACCTGGCGGCGCTGAGAAAACGCGCGCAGCAAACGCTCGACGCGTTGCTGGGAGCGGGCGCCGACATCGAACTGCGTTTCGTCGATGCTGCGCGGACCTTGTCCAATTGCCCCTCGGGACGGGATGGCGGCGCGCTCGGAGAAATCGGCCGCGGCGATACCGTGGCAGAATTCGAGCGCGCGGTATTCGCCGCGCCCGCCGGCACGCTCTGCCCTGCGCTCGTGGAAACGGAATTCGGTTTTCATATTGTCCGCGTTCACGAAAAATCGCCGGGCAGGATCTTGCCGTTCGAACAGGTCGAGTTGCGTATCCGCGAAGCGATGTCGCTCGCACTGCGCGACCTTGCCGAACAGCGCTATGTCACCGAAGCAGTAGCGCGCGCGGATATCAAGGGTTGGAAAGACGGGAAAGCGATATGA
- the narI gene encoding respiratory nitrate reductase subunit gamma, which produces MFNQFLFGIYPYIAAAIFLFGSLARFEREQYTWKTDSSQMLHRGNLRLGNILFHIGILGLFFGHLAGLLTPVAVWDFLGVDHSTKQAVAMIAGGIMGWLCLSGLLILIHRRMTNARVSAVTRMGDKILLLWILCTLLLGLTTIGESSAHMDGHVMVQLMTWAQHVVTFRGDAASFVASTPLLFRLHLFMGMTLFVIFPFTRLVHVWSGFSSVTYLGRAWQLVRPR; this is translated from the coding sequence ATGTTCAATCAATTTCTATTCGGCATTTATCCGTATATCGCGGCCGCCATCTTCCTGTTCGGCAGCCTTGCGCGTTTCGAGCGCGAGCAGTACACATGGAAAACCGACAGCTCGCAGATGCTTCATCGCGGCAATTTGCGGCTGGGCAATATCCTGTTCCACATCGGCATTCTCGGGTTGTTCTTCGGGCATCTCGCCGGCTTGCTGACGCCGGTCGCCGTATGGGATTTTCTCGGTGTCGATCACAGCACGAAACAAGCCGTCGCGATGATCGCCGGCGGCATCATGGGATGGCTGTGCCTGTCGGGACTGCTGATCCTGATTCATCGGCGCATGACCAACGCGCGTGTTTCGGCCGTCACCCGCATGGGCGACAAGATCCTGCTGCTCTGGATTCTTTGCACGCTGCTGCTGGGACTGACGACGATCGGAGAATCGTCCGCTCACATGGACGGTCACGTGATGGTTCAGCTGATGACGTGGGCGCAGCACGTGGTCACGTTCCGGGGCGACGCCGCCAGCTTCGTTGCGAGCACCCCGCTGCTGTTCCGCCTGCATCTCTTCATGGGAATGACGCTCTTCGTGATCTTCCCGTTCACGCGGCTCGTGCATGTCTGGAGCGGCTTTTCTTCCGTGACGTATCTGGGCCGCGCATGGCAGCTCGTGCGTCCGCGCTGA
- the mobB gene encoding molybdopterin-guanine dinucleotide biosynthesis protein B, which translates to MTQAAAKLHIFGICGRSGQGKTTLIEALLPWFQARGLIVNVVKHSHHSIDLEPPGKDSARFRAAGAGEVLIASPYRYAIVRELHDGPEPPLTDLIARLSPADLTLVEGFTREPLPRLEVVRPGEGRDPLYLSDTAILAIATDDAPRLHAAPNVPLLPLADVAGIGEFICKTVGLSL; encoded by the coding sequence ATGACGCAAGCGGCGGCAAAGCTGCACATCTTCGGAATCTGCGGGCGTTCGGGACAAGGCAAGACCACGCTGATTGAAGCGCTCCTGCCCTGGTTCCAGGCGCGCGGCCTGATTGTGAACGTGGTGAAACACAGCCATCATTCGATCGATCTGGAACCGCCGGGCAAGGACAGCGCACGGTTTCGCGCCGCCGGCGCGGGAGAAGTGCTGATCGCTTCGCCGTACCGTTACGCGATCGTGCGTGAGTTGCACGATGGTCCCGAGCCGCCGCTTACTGATCTGATTGCGCGGCTGAGTCCCGCTGACCTCACGCTCGTGGAAGGCTTCACGCGGGAGCCATTGCCGCGTCTGGAAGTCGTGCGGCCGGGCGAGGGTCGCGATCCGCTGTATCTCTCCGATACAGCGATCCTCGCCATCGCCACCGACGACGCCCCGCGTCTTCATGCCGCACCCAATGTTCCGCTTCTGCCTCTGGCGGACGTCGCTGGGATTGGGGAGTTCATATGTAAAACAGTCGGACTTTCGCTTTAA